The DNA sequence AAAACGGGAGCTATTGCTCAACCATTTAAAGAACAGCTTTCCCGAAATTACTTCTTTGCTCTATGTGATTAACCAGAAGGCGAACGACACCCTTTATGACCAAGAGATTCGATGTTTTTCGGGTCGTGACCATATCATGGAAGAAATGGAAGGCCTAAGGTTCAAGATCACCGCAAAATCTTTCTATCAGACCAATTCAACACAGGCGTATGAGCTGTATAAAATTGCCCGTGACTTTGCAGGTCTGAAAGGTACCGAAACCGTTTATGATCTTTATACCGGTACGGGAACGATCGCCCAGTTCATTGCCAAGAAAGCAAAAAAAGTGATCGGTATCGAGGCAGTGCCCGAAGCCATTGAAAGTGCCAAAGAAAATGCCCGTTTGAACAAAATTGAAAATACCTCTTTCTTCACCGGTGACATGAAAACAGTGCTCAACCCATCGTTCATTGCCGAAAACGGAGAGCCAGATGTTGTCATTACCGATCCACCACGAGATGGCATGCACAAAACAGTTGTTGAACTATTGTTAAATGTATGTCCAGAAAAAATAGTTTATGTAAGTTGCAACAGTGCAACCCAAGCTCGCGATTTGGCATTGATGAAAGAAAGATATAGGGTGGCCAAGGTACAGCCCGTTGATATGTTTCCCCAAACACACCATGTCGAGAATGTTGTGCTGTTGGAAAAATTATAATTTCATGAACAAAATATGCATTGCATTTTTCATACTGATCTGCCTAGTGGGCATTGCTTCTTGTGAAAAAGATGATATCTGCGTTGATGGTGACACCCCGCTTCTGGTAATCGGTTTTTTTGATGTAGATGATACCACCGAAGCAAAAAATGTGACCGCTTTGCGGATTCGGGCCATTGGGCAAGAAGATGATGTAGATACATTTACAAATCCCTCAAGCCAAGATTCTGTGGGCATACCCCTTCGCATTTCTGAAACCAGTACGGCGTACCTGATCGTCAGTGATTCCGGTACTGATGATGAGGGCAATGAAACGGGCAATATAGACACGCTGACGTTCAGCTACGATGTAATCGAAGACTTTGTTTCAAGGGCCTGTGGATTTGTGGCCAATTATGACAATCTTTCTTTTGACCTACAACCCGATACCGATAACTGGATACAAAATGTGGTCATCGTCGATACCACCATTGAAAACTCAACAGCCATTCATGTCAAGATATTTCATTAGCTTTCTTCTTTTCTCTTCAGTGTGGTCGGGGTTTTCACAAAGCGAGCCTTTAGACCTGCAACAAAAAGATACCATTGAACACAGGCAAGAGTATGGCCTACGCATTGGTGTTGATTTGAGCCGGCCTGTACTGTCTTTTACCGACGATGGCTATACCGGGCTCGAATTTGTGGGCGATTACCGCTTTACCGATAGAATTTGGTTGGCCGGTGAACTGGGCAACGAAAAGCGAACCGACCAAGAAGACCTATACAATTTCACCACATCAGGAAGCTATCTCAAACTTGGCATTGATTACAATACATATTTGAATTGGTACGGAATGAACAACAGCATCACCTTTGGTGGGCGCTATGCCGTGGCCAGCTTCAGCCAAACCTTGAATGAATACCAGATATTTGACAGCAACCGCTATTTCAGTCCTGATGATTTTGTGCAGGGCGGTACTGAACCCGAAGAATTCTCGGGACGCAATGCCACTTGGTTGGAAATGGTAATCGGCATGAAAGCTGAACTGTTTGCCAATATCTATATAGGCATGAGCATACGTTTGGGACATCTGGTCAGCCAGAGTGATGGAGATCTTGAACGTTTCCCCAATCTTTGGATTCCTGGGTTCAACAAGATTACTGACGGGGCCAAATGGGGGGTTGGCTATAACTACTCTATTTCGTATTTCATACCCCTGTACAAAAAAGCGAAGAAAAAACGTGAAGCCACGGCCAACGAAAGCCAATAATACCTTGTTGAACACTACTGCCCATGGCCAAACCGTCGACAACAAATAAACACCTATCTTAAACACAGCTCAAATAGGTTTATGACAACGAAGAAGCTTAAGGCAGGGACATTTATGGGGCAGGTGCAAAAAATGAGGGCCTTATCTGGTTTTACCCTTTCAAGAACAGATCATGGCCAACACATGAAAGTTCCAAAGCATGAGCATGAACATCCCTATATCAGTTTATTGCTTCACGGACTGTATCATGAACAATCCATCATTTCAGAGCACGATATAAAAACAGGAAGCTCATTGTTCAGGCCCAAAGGGTTTGAACATAAAAACGAAATAGGATCTCATAACAGCTTTTGTTTCAATATTGAAATTGAAAAAGGATTTCCTGATAAGAAGCACTACTCGAAAATCGCTGATTATATGCAGTTTGAAAGAAACAATCTAGAGATCTATAAAATCTACTTCGGATTTCAAAATGACTTTTCAGATGAGCTTTTGACCCTTATGGTCGAGGAAAATCTACACCTTTTATTTCAACATCAATATGCTGAAAATGTATCAGGAAGAGCGCATTGGGTCGGGAAAATTAAAAAAGAGATTAGATTTCATCCTGAAAAAATGTATCGCATTGATGAAATTTCCCATTCAGTTCATCTGCATCCTAATTACTTCGTTAGAAAATTCAAAGAAAAAACAGGCTTTACATTAGGAGAATTTTTATTGAGACAGCGTATTTCTAGAGGAATAGACCTTATGCTACATTCCTCAAAACCCCTAACCGAAATAGCCGTTGAAAGCGGTTTTTACGACCAAAGCCATTTTATAAGACACTTCAGACGCTTTTTTGGCACTACCCCATCTCATTACAGAGCAATTGTAAAAGGTTAATTCTGTACAATTTAATTTTCTGCACTTACCATTTCTTTGGACTTCATCATCAAATTTTTTTGCTTTATGAAGCTTTTATCATCCATTTTAATATGTAGTATCTGTTTAACAACAGTTGCCCAAAAAACAACACCCTACACAAAAGTCGACAGCAGTAATTTCAAAAAAATATATCCCTATGCCCTCAGGGGTGATATGAATGCTGTTTTTGAGATATTGGAAAAGACTGAGGATCGTTCCTTGACCCAAAGGCAGAGAGACAAAAAGAACAGGTATTACCAACGTTTTTTATATAGAAATGAAGATTTTGACTTTAATACTGATGATACCGAGATAGTTGACCTTTTCAAACGCTTTCAAAACTACTGGCGATCGGTAATCATAGAAAACGTAACACAAGATCTGGCTGATAGCCTTTTTAGGGGTGAGATGACCTACTTTTTAAAAAAATACCACAGACCAGAACTCAGTGTTGGGGAAATAAAAGAAAATTATTATTCTCTATTTCAAGGTTTTTTTAGGTCTAAAAACATTTATGGGATCGGAGTGGGAAAAACAGGCCATTTGTATGACTTATATCTGTGGAAAGATCAAGAAGAAATTGATTATAGCATAAATCTTCCTGAAGGACAAACCATTAAGGTTCCTGTAGTTTTCATGAGGGATTTCATTAGCAATGGCTGGTCTCACTATACGACTTTTGGCCATAGCTTCAGTGGTGGTTGGGCCATGGCAGATAAATTGTTCTGTGTTGAAGAATCATATGGGCCCAAAGATGAAGAAGAGTTTTTGATCAGTTATGTATCGCATGAGGGGCAGCACTTTTCAGACTATAAATCATTTCCAAAATTGAAACAAGCAGATTTGGAGTATAGGGCAAAATTGACAGAACTGTCATTGGCCAAAGAGACCACGCACCAAATAGTGGACAAATTTATTACCAACGCCAAAAATGATGTCTCTTATGCACATGCATTTGCAAATTACACGGTGATCAGACTATTATCTGAAAGAATTTTTGGCTCTGGTTTCGAGTCAAATCTTGAGAAATGGAAACAAATACCAACAAAGAAGATCAATAAAGCTTCGTTGAAATTATTGAAAGAGCACTCAAGAAAGTTAAAATCATTAGGTGCTGGGTCAATTGAAGAATATATTACCACTTTATAAGGGGCAGACCTAAAATATTGTGCCCCACCATATCCATAATTCATTATGGCATTGCACTGTACCGAAAAGACGTCGATCAAAGAGAGGTGTTTCGATGAAATGACCCTGTATCGCCCATAGACTCGTGTGCTTTACGAACACCATAGTAACAAAACCATGACCGGCACTTTTATGCAAAACTAATCGCTAAGAACTTTTAAACTTTCCCTTTTTACTCCCCTCATACATTTCATAGCGCACCAAACGCGATTCTAGTTGACCGTTGAACACCTTGATTTTTCGGGAAGGCCTAAGTCCCACATGTTTTAGCGCCTCTAAATTGGCAGTGACCAGCCAAGCGTCGGTGTTGGCATACCCCTGTTTGAGGGTATCACCCAGTTTTTTGTAGAATTTTTCCATTTCGATATTCAGACGTTCTCCGTAGGGCGGATTGAAGACCATGTGCAATTTGCCCTCTACCGTCTTTTCAGTGGTAAAAAAATCTTTGCGCTCAACAGCGATATATTCAGAAAGATTGGCGCTTTCTATATTTTCTTGTGCCTTTCGTACGGCCGAGGGTGCCTTGTCATAGCCCAAAATTTTATAGTGAAACTCACGGGTTCTATTCAAACTGGCCGCTATAATCTTGTGATACAGCGTTTCATCGAAATCGAGCCAATGCTGAAAGGCAAAACTTTCCCTATTGACGTTTGCGGGTATGTTACAGGCTATCATGGCTGCCTCTATCATAAACGTTCCACTGCCGCACATGGGGTCTAAGAAATGCGTGCGGCCGTCCCAACCGCTCATCAATAGTAGCCCGGCGGCCAACACTTCGTTGATGGGTGCAATATTGGTCGCGATGCGATAGCCTCTTTGGTGCAGCGAATGCCCCGAACTGTCTAATGAAACCGTACAGTTATTTTCCTGTAAATGAATATTGATACGAAGATCGGGGTCATGCGAATTCACATTGGGCCGTTTTCGCACTTCTTTCCGAAAACGGTCAACCAGGGCATCTTTGGCCTTGAGTGACACAAACATGGAATTCTTGAAAATCTCGGAATGCATGGTCGTATCGATCGCAAAGGTCTTATCGATATCAAAAATGGAAGGCCAATCGATTTGATGCACTTGGCGATACAATTGCTTTTCGTTGAACACCTTGAAAGTGGCCAAAGGCCTTAATATTCTCAGTGCGGTGCGTAGGTTAAGGTTGGCCTTGTACAAAAAGCCCGTGTCGCCTTCAAAGGTTACATTTCGCACTCCTTCTTTTACATGGCCCGCACCTAGGTTTCGCAATTCTTTGGCCAAAATGGGCTCGAAGCCATAAAGGGTCTTCGCGAGCATTTTAAAATTACTGTTCATGTCAGCAAAAATAGGCTATTTTTACACCTTGAACCCGACCGATAAAACGACTTTGACACTGTATATTTTACCCATTCTGGCCGTGCTGATCAGCACACTGCTCGCTTTTCTGCTCAAACCCGGTCACCAAAAAACAATAAAATTGTTATTGGCCTTTAGTGGTTCGTTCTTGCTTGCCCTGACTTTTTTTGAATTACTCCCTAAAATTTACGGTCAGTCACAGTCAAAAAACATTGCCATCTTCATTTTGATAGGTATTTTGTTGCAGATTTTCCTTGAATTTTTTTCAAAAGGTGCCGAGCATGGCCATATGCACATCAAAATCAAAGAAAATGGTTTTCCCATGCTCTTATTTTTCAGTCTTTCAATCCATGCCATGGTTGAGGGCTTTCCTATAGTCGAGAATACCTCGATCATATATGGAATCTTGGTGCACAAAGTGCCCGTAGCTTTGATTTTGGTTATTTTTTTGGTCAACGCAAAATTGAAAACAGTACAAATCATACTTTTTATGGTCTTGTTTTCATTGATGACCCCTTTGGGGAGCTACTTGGCGCTAAATGCGAATTTTTTAAAAGAATATGGCAATGAACTTAATGCTTTGGCCGTTGGAATTTTCTTGCATGTCTCGACGGTCATACTCTTTGAAAGCTCACAAGGGCATTCGTTCAATCTTCAAAAATTATTGGTCATTGTCTTGGGTATTTTGACAGCCTACTTCCTATAGAAATGTAACGTCGAAATGCTATAGCACTTCAACGTAGATCATTAACCAATGGCTGATTGCTCCGCAAAGCACGAATAAATGCCAAATCAAATGGTTGAAGGGAATTCGTTTCATGGCATAAAAAAAGATGCCAAAAGTGTAAAAGGCACCTCCCAAAGAGAGAAGTAAAAGTCCTGTTGATGAAATATTATGGAGCAAATACGGGAGGTCGATAACTATCAACCAGCCCATGACACCATATAAAATCAAAGAGAAAGCTTCGAACCTTCCCGTAAAAAACAGTTTCAAAAATGTACCGAAAAGCGCAATGCCCCATACCAAGTAGAACAGTAGCCATCCCTTGCCATTTTGCAGCGCCAAAAGACAAACAGGCGTATAGGTGCCCGCGATCAAATAATAGATGCTTATGTGGTCGAGTATTCGAAGTCGTTCTTTTCTTTTCGGGTTTCTGGCAAGATGATATAAGGTCGAGGCTGAAAAAAGAAGTACCAATGACAAACTGTACACCAATATACTTGCGAATAAATACGGTTCTCGAAACAGGTCATAG is a window from the Muricauda sp. SCSIO 65647 genome containing:
- a CDS encoding DUF6452 family protein; the encoded protein is MNKICIAFFILICLVGIASCEKDDICVDGDTPLLVIGFFDVDDTTEAKNVTALRIRAIGQEDDVDTFTNPSSQDSVGIPLRISETSTAYLIVSDSGTDDEGNETGNIDTLTFSYDVIEDFVSRACGFVANYDNLSFDLQPDTDNWIQNVVIVDTTIENSTAIHVKIFH
- a CDS encoding DUF6048 family protein, giving the protein MSRYFISFLLFSSVWSGFSQSEPLDLQQKDTIEHRQEYGLRIGVDLSRPVLSFTDDGYTGLEFVGDYRFTDRIWLAGELGNEKRTDQEDLYNFTTSGSYLKLGIDYNTYLNWYGMNNSITFGGRYAVASFSQTLNEYQIFDSNRYFSPDDFVQGGTEPEEFSGRNATWLEMVIGMKAELFANIYIGMSIRLGHLVSQSDGDLERFPNLWIPGFNKITDGAKWGVGYNYSISYFIPLYKKAKKKREATANESQ
- a CDS encoding helix-turn-helix domain-containing protein; the encoded protein is MTTKKLKAGTFMGQVQKMRALSGFTLSRTDHGQHMKVPKHEHEHPYISLLLHGLYHEQSIISEHDIKTGSSLFRPKGFEHKNEIGSHNSFCFNIEIEKGFPDKKHYSKIADYMQFERNNLEIYKIYFGFQNDFSDELLTLMVEENLHLLFQHQYAENVSGRAHWVGKIKKEIRFHPEKMYRIDEISHSVHLHPNYFVRKFKEKTGFTLGEFLLRQRISRGIDLMLHSSKPLTEIAVESGFYDQSHFIRHFRRFFGTTPSHYRAIVKG
- a CDS encoding class I SAM-dependent RNA methyltransferase, whose protein sequence is MNSNFKMLAKTLYGFEPILAKELRNLGAGHVKEGVRNVTFEGDTGFLYKANLNLRTALRILRPLATFKVFNEKQLYRQVHQIDWPSIFDIDKTFAIDTTMHSEIFKNSMFVSLKAKDALVDRFRKEVRKRPNVNSHDPDLRINIHLQENNCTVSLDSSGHSLHQRGYRIATNIAPINEVLAAGLLLMSGWDGRTHFLDPMCGSGTFMIEAAMIACNIPANVNRESFAFQHWLDFDETLYHKIIAASLNRTREFHYKILGYDKAPSAVRKAQENIESANLSEYIAVERKDFFTTEKTVEGKLHMVFNPPYGERLNIEMEKFYKKLGDTLKQGYANTDAWLVTANLEALKHVGLRPSRKIKVFNGQLESRLVRYEMYEGSKKGKFKSS
- a CDS encoding ZIP family metal transporter translates to MSAKIGYFYTLNPTDKTTLTLYILPILAVLISTLLAFLLKPGHQKTIKLLLAFSGSFLLALTFFELLPKIYGQSQSKNIAIFILIGILLQIFLEFFSKGAEHGHMHIKIKENGFPMLLFFSLSIHAMVEGFPIVENTSIIYGILVHKVPVALILVIFLVNAKLKTVQIILFMVLFSLMTPLGSYLALNANFLKEYGNELNALAVGIFLHVSTVILFESSQGHSFNLQKLLVIVLGILTAYFL
- the trhA gene encoding PAQR family membrane homeostasis protein TrhA; the protein is MKSAKNQVLLEEKWNTYSHAFGVILSLVGMVILFSYDLFREPYLFASILVYSLSLVLLFSASTLYHLARNPKRKERLRILDHISIYYLIAGTYTPVCLLALQNGKGWLLFYLVWGIALFGTFLKLFFTGRFEAFSLILYGVMGWLIVIDLPYLLHNISSTGLLLLSLGGAFYTFGIFFYAMKRIPFNHLIWHLFVLCGAISHWLMIYVEVL